A stretch of Mucilaginibacter terrae DNA encodes these proteins:
- a CDS encoding DUF4175 family protein, whose amino-acid sequence MEQAASHKVNQLRQRYIGYQLLASVLLAASCGLLAGSILYRLLPNQAIVLGILVFAIALGLLLTLRRPWSTKVTTICRYLNISYPELEESSELILKPAAELNLLERLQLNKVEQTLTQLHGEPAVFTQRLKKTAWLFVGALVLSLAIFKIGQYWKSSSNGNLFGSNNSASQKATPPEKILPQIDGISLKITPPTYTGKGARTQDKFTIDAEEGALVGWNISTNIEVKNVFLLFNEREKLVLSSSNKTDWKTQRAITKAGFYQVSIDGKLSDLYQIQMIKDAIPVIRIKTPKQYTHIDAGETQRVTINTTVTDDYGISNAQIFATVAKGSGESVKFKDTTFAFSAAFGAHNRQYDLQRTIDLPKLGMEPGDELYFYIQAQDTHQQKSRTDVLIVSIQDTAQLLSMDGIVAAANIKPEYFRSQRQIILDTEKLLKEKDTISATAFKNRCNELGTDQKLLRLRYGKFLGEEDESGTEGDGNQEIGKAENFGNAKMVMDAFTDKHDNAEDATFLEPAAKAQLKATLNEMWKAELRLRLYKPQEALPYEYKALRLLKDLQQKSRSFVAKTSYNPPPIKPEKRLTGDLSKITEPVSQQNIKPTADKFETLKKAATILEQSKHQVLTAADKRILQLAGQQLAVQASAQPGIYLKAVSAMRRILASENKVSGTDRSIVEKAIQKSLPGSKTMPSAVSTTADMGLGQRYFKNLNR is encoded by the coding sequence ATGGAGCAGGCAGCATCACATAAAGTAAACCAATTGAGGCAACGTTACATTGGCTACCAGTTACTGGCCAGTGTACTACTGGCGGCAAGCTGCGGTTTGTTGGCAGGCAGCATTTTGTACCGATTGTTACCTAATCAAGCAATTGTGTTAGGCATCTTAGTATTTGCCATTGCATTGGGTTTACTCCTCACTTTACGCCGCCCGTGGAGCACTAAGGTTACAACCATTTGCCGTTACTTAAACATCTCCTACCCCGAACTGGAAGAAAGCAGCGAACTCATTCTTAAACCTGCCGCTGAACTTAATTTATTAGAGCGCTTGCAACTCAACAAGGTAGAACAAACCCTAACCCAATTACACGGCGAACCAGCAGTATTTACACAACGATTAAAGAAAACCGCTTGGTTATTTGTGGGCGCATTGGTGTTGAGTTTAGCAATCTTTAAAATAGGTCAATATTGGAAATCTTCGAGTAACGGCAATCTATTCGGTTCCAATAATTCCGCATCGCAAAAAGCCACACCGCCCGAAAAGATATTACCCCAAATAGACGGCATTTCATTAAAAATTACTCCACCTACTTATACCGGCAAGGGTGCCCGTACACAGGATAAATTCACTATCGATGCCGAGGAAGGTGCCTTGGTTGGATGGAACATAAGCACTAATATTGAAGTTAAGAACGTATTCCTATTATTTAACGAGCGTGAGAAATTAGTATTAAGTAGTTCGAATAAAACCGATTGGAAAACACAAAGAGCCATTACCAAAGCCGGTTTTTACCAGGTAAGCATTGATGGCAAACTATCTGACCTTTACCAAATCCAAATGATTAAAGATGCCATCCCGGTTATTCGCATTAAAACGCCTAAACAGTATACTCATATTGATGCCGGCGAGACACAGCGTGTGACTATTAACACCACCGTTACCGATGATTACGGCATCAGCAACGCACAAATATTTGCCACAGTAGCCAAGGGCAGCGGCGAATCGGTTAAGTTTAAGGATACCACTTTTGCATTCAGTGCCGCATTTGGTGCACATAACCGCCAGTACGATTTACAGCGCACCATCGATTTGCCCAAACTGGGTATGGAGCCGGGCGACGAGTTGTACTTCTATATTCAGGCGCAAGACACGCACCAGCAAAAAAGCCGTACCGATGTACTCATCGTTTCCATTCAGGATACAGCGCAACTGTTGAGCATGGATGGCATTGTGGCCGCGGCTAACATCAAACCCGAGTATTTCCGCAGCCAGCGCCAAATTATTCTCGATACCGAAAAACTACTTAAAGAAAAAGACACCATTAGCGCAACCGCCTTTAAAAACCGTTGTAATGAGTTGGGTACCGATCAAAAGCTGCTCCGCCTACGTTACGGCAAGTTTTTAGGAGAAGAAGACGAAAGCGGAACCGAGGGCGATGGCAACCAGGAAATAGGCAAGGCCGAAAACTTTGGCAATGCCAAAATGGTCATGGACGCCTTTACCGATAAGCATGACAACGCCGAAGATGCGACATTTTTAGAACCTGCCGCCAAAGCGCAGCTCAAAGCTACACTTAACGAGATGTGGAAAGCCGAGTTACGTCTCCGCTTATACAAGCCGCAGGAAGCGCTGCCTTATGAGTATAAAGCTTTAAGGTTATTGAAAGACCTTCAGCAAAAATCACGCTCATTCGTGGCTAAAACCAGCTACAACCCACCACCCATTAAGCCGGAGAAGCGCTTAACCGGCGACTTGAGCAAGATTACCGAGCCTGTCAGCCAGCAAAACATCAAACCAACTGCCGATAAATTTGAGACGTTGAAAAAGGCAGCAACCATACTGGAGCAATCTAAACATCAGGTTTTAACTGCTGCCGATAAACGCATTTTGCAGCTGGCCGGTCAGCAGTTGGCGGTACAGGCATCGGCACAGCCGGGTATTTATTTAAAGGCGGTTAGCGCCATGCGACGCATACTGGCCTCTGAAAATAAAGTATCGGGTACCGACCGCTCTATTGTTGAAAAGGCCATTCAGAAAAGTCTGCCCGGCAGCAAAACTATGCCATCGGCAGTAAGCACAACGGCCGATATGGGTTTGGGGCAACGTTATTTTAAAAACTTAAACCGGTAA
- a CDS encoding BatA domain-containing protein, producing the protein MQFLTPIWLFGAAAIIIPVLIHLWNIRSGKVLKVGSVSLIDAASRKSSRSFKLLDIPLFILRCLLLIVLALLLAMPVLQKKMQAAKVKGWVLIPKETFTETYQKFKPTVDSLTKAGYEFHYFNSGFAKSDLKKVLLKPKDSLKTISPATFPNYWNLARELDTKTASTLPVYLFTPNQMQYFTGEKPQVALNLKWQTYTPADSVSTWIQDAWFTANGEIRVVQGTSKPLGTAYAYSNFKNDDKANSAYTINTTDGKAQISLTGNKQEPVTVSTDAQNILIYADNNSLDANYLEAALQAVIQFSQRPISIKTVANPAQIQANTEWLFWLSDKPVNKALAKNILVYEKGKATSVNSWMSNAGEFTPSLADDEKVGLFKAITATDIKAEPVWQDGFGKPVLALEQQNQTNIYHFYSRFNPAWNNLVWSSNFPAWMLKLMVKPEVDNSVYDKRVLSAKQYMPVIGSEQHTVAAEKSIENKSLSRYFWLTLIIIFAAERWLAHRKPKTEIA; encoded by the coding sequence ATGCAATTCCTAACCCCTATATGGCTTTTTGGCGCTGCCGCGATAATCATCCCGGTACTGATACACCTGTGGAATATCCGCTCGGGTAAGGTGCTGAAGGTGGGCAGCGTATCGCTCATTGATGCCGCATCGCGCAAAAGCAGCCGGAGTTTTAAACTGCTGGATATTCCTTTGTTCATACTTCGTTGCTTGCTGCTGATTGTATTGGCTTTGCTGCTGGCTATGCCGGTTTTGCAAAAGAAGATGCAAGCTGCCAAAGTAAAAGGCTGGGTGCTCATCCCTAAAGAAACCTTTACCGAAACCTATCAGAAGTTTAAACCTACAGTTGATTCGCTTACCAAAGCGGGTTACGAGTTTCATTATTTCAATAGCGGCTTTGCCAAATCCGACTTAAAGAAAGTCTTATTGAAACCTAAAGATTCTCTCAAAACAATATCACCTGCCACCTTCCCCAATTACTGGAACTTAGCGCGGGAGTTAGACACCAAAACAGCTTCTACCCTTCCCGTATATTTGTTCACGCCAAACCAAATGCAGTACTTCACCGGCGAAAAACCGCAGGTAGCGCTCAACCTCAAATGGCAAACCTACACCCCGGCCGATTCGGTAAGTACCTGGATTCAGGATGCATGGTTTACTGCTAACGGCGAGATTAGGGTGGTGCAGGGAACGAGCAAACCATTGGGCACGGCTTATGCCTATAGCAATTTTAAGAACGATGATAAAGCAAATTCGGCTTACACCATTAACACAACCGACGGCAAAGCGCAAATCAGCTTAACAGGAAACAAGCAAGAGCCTGTTACCGTTAGTACCGATGCTCAAAACATCCTTATTTATGCTGATAATAACAGTTTAGATGCTAACTATCTCGAAGCGGCATTACAGGCGGTAATTCAGTTTAGCCAAAGACCAATCAGTATAAAAACGGTTGCTAATCCGGCGCAAATACAGGCCAATACTGAGTGGTTATTTTGGCTGTCGGATAAACCCGTTAATAAAGCATTAGCCAAAAACATATTGGTTTACGAAAAAGGAAAGGCCACCAGCGTAAACAGCTGGATGAGCAACGCCGGTGAGTTTACTCCTTCTTTGGCTGATGACGAAAAAGTGGGACTCTTTAAAGCAATAACCGCTACCGATATAAAAGCCGAACCCGTTTGGCAGGATGGTTTTGGCAAGCCCGTTTTAGCTTTGGAGCAGCAAAACCAAACCAATATCTACCATTTCTACAGCCGCTTTAACCCGGCGTGGAACAATTTGGTTTGGAGCAGCAATTTCCCGGCGTGGATGCTTAAACTGATGGTAAAGCCGGAGGTGGATAATTCGGTATATGATAAGCGAGTACTAAGTGCTAAGCAGTATATGCCTGTAATAGGTTCCGAACAACACACTGTAGCCGCTGAAAAGTCTATCGAAAACAAAAGCCTCAGCCGTTATTTCTGGCTGACGCTCATCATCATTTTTGCAGCCGAACGCTGGCTGGCACATCGCAAACCTAAAACAGAAATTGCATAA
- a CDS encoding DUF58 domain-containing protein, with translation MLDPKVLTTIKTLPLLAKTVIDGFMNGFNKSTVKGPGLEFSQYRSYQPGDDLRWLDWRMFARSDRYYIRESEIETSISVRFLIDASASMNHHDGTLSKIDYARYLAASLAYLANLQGDAVGLYVFKEGGLFSLASKPDPQHLQRLYHQLENIKPSGTFTQPVHYKELFAGAGRKELLVFITDMYQPEGEIFKLLDSLAALRHEIIVFQLMGQNELDFDFKGYTSLEDLETGEVIQVGPQAKQQYKEALHSHLENIRMQLLGKHIVHRMLSTSQPLDEALRAFLVQRNKG, from the coding sequence ATGCTCGACCCCAAAGTGCTCACCACCATTAAAACCTTGCCCTTACTGGCAAAAACGGTTATTGATGGTTTTATGAACGGCTTTAACAAAAGCACCGTTAAGGGGCCGGGACTGGAGTTTAGTCAGTACCGGAGCTACCAGCCTGGCGACGATTTACGCTGGCTCGACTGGCGCATGTTTGCCCGCAGTGACAGGTACTACATCCGCGAATCGGAAATAGAAACAAGCATATCCGTAAGGTTTTTGATAGATGCCAGCGCATCCATGAATCACCACGACGGTACGCTGAGCAAAATTGATTACGCGCGTTATTTGGCGGCATCGTTAGCATACTTAGCCAATTTACAGGGCGATGCCGTGGGCTTATATGTTTTTAAAGAAGGCGGCTTATTTTCGCTGGCTTCGAAACCCGATCCGCAGCATTTGCAGCGGTTGTATCACCAGTTAGAGAACATCAAACCGTCGGGTACATTTACGCAGCCTGTACATTATAAAGAGTTGTTTGCCGGTGCAGGTCGAAAAGAACTACTTGTTTTTATAACCGACATGTACCAGCCCGAAGGGGAAATTTTTAAACTACTGGATTCGCTGGCGGCATTAAGGCATGAGATCATTGTTTTTCAACTGATGGGGCAAAACGAGCTGGACTTCGATTTTAAAGGCTATACCTCGTTAGAAGATCTGGAGACGGGCGAGGTAATACAGGTTGGTCCGCAAGCCAAGCAGCAATACAAAGAGGCGCTTCATTCGCATTTAGAAAACATCAGGATGCAGTTATTAGGCAAACACATTGTACACCGCATGCTCAGCACCTCGCAACCGTTGGATGAAGCCTTGCGGGCGTTTTTAGTACAAAGAAATAAAGGCTAA
- a CDS encoding AAA family ATPase, with product MELTETHVKALLAKLPQLKTEIQKVIVGQEHILDELLVAFLAGGHCLLEGVPGLAKTLLVKTMSQALHLSFRRIQFTPDLMPTDIVGTEILEEDHVTGKRFFKFNKGPLFANIILADEINRTPPKTQSALLEAMQEFEVTYGGQTYPLDKPFFILATQNPIEQAGTYPLPEAQLDRFLLLVQIGYPTEQEEFAILNRTTGTGKATINPVISAEEIQQAQALVRQVSISEDLVMYVSKLIRATRPDTTTLDYVKEWVRWGAGPRAGQALILTAKARALLKGRYAVILEDIHAMATPVLRHRVLMNFKAEAEGINSDKATAELIKLLERPKV from the coding sequence TTGGAACTAACAGAAACCCACGTTAAAGCGCTGCTGGCGAAACTTCCGCAGTTAAAAACTGAAATACAAAAGGTAATTGTTGGGCAGGAGCATATTTTGGATGAATTGCTGGTGGCATTTTTAGCAGGCGGCCATTGCCTGTTAGAGGGTGTACCAGGTTTGGCCAAAACCCTGCTGGTTAAAACCATGTCGCAGGCGTTGCACCTGTCGTTTCGCCGTATACAGTTTACGCCCGATTTAATGCCTACCGATATTGTAGGCACCGAAATTTTGGAGGAAGACCACGTTACCGGCAAGCGCTTTTTTAAGTTTAACAAAGGCCCCCTGTTTGCCAACATTATACTGGCCGATGAGATAAACCGTACGCCGCCCAAAACGCAATCGGCCTTGTTAGAGGCTATGCAGGAGTTTGAAGTTACTTACGGTGGGCAAACCTATCCGTTAGATAAGCCTTTTTTCATCTTAGCCACGCAAAACCCCATTGAGCAGGCCGGAACTTACCCCCTGCCCGAAGCCCAGTTAGACCGCTTTTTACTCCTCGTACAAATAGGCTATCCTACTGAACAGGAAGAATTTGCAATATTGAACCGCACCACCGGCACCGGCAAGGCCACCATTAACCCGGTAATCAGCGCCGAAGAAATACAACAGGCCCAGGCCCTGGTACGCCAGGTAAGCATAAGCGAGGATTTGGTAATGTACGTGAGCAAGCTCATCCGCGCCACCCGTCCCGACACTACCACCTTAGATTACGTAAAAGAGTGGGTACGCTGGGGCGCTGGTCCGCGTGCCGGGCAAGCTTTAATACTAACTGCCAAAGCCCGCGCCTTACTAAAAGGCCGCTACGCAGTAATATTAGAAGATATACATGCCATGGCAACACCGGTACTACGTCACCGCGTATTAATGAACTTTAAAGCCGAAGCCGAAGGTATAAACTCCGACAAGGCAACGGCTGAGTTGATAAAATTGTTAGAAAGACCGAAAGTTTAG
- a CDS encoding RDD family protein, with amino-acid sequence MDEFYVKDEKGERGPFTFEELTDGRLEPEDLVRTGTSDWAKAGDLDDFAEYFRFEGYYFPTETNLAGFGIRFLAYFIDHVAVSFIVGMGMGLFSAYLPFKMEAFDLKNKDMMFWLQEVYMVAMIVYNVIFCALPLSSTPGQAICRLIIVDAEGKKISIAKVIIRSPIKLLSVVLYGLGTIAVFFTQYRQGVHDLVAKTYVVKRDVL; translated from the coding sequence ATGGATGAGTTTTATGTTAAAGATGAAAAGGGCGAAAGAGGCCCCTTTACCTTCGAAGAGTTAACCGATGGTCGTTTAGAACCCGAAGACCTGGTACGTACCGGAACCTCTGATTGGGCTAAGGCCGGCGATTTAGATGATTTTGCCGAATACTTCCGCTTTGAGGGCTACTACTTTCCTACCGAAACTAACCTGGCCGGTTTTGGCATCAGGTTTCTGGCTTATTTTATTGATCATGTGGCTGTATCTTTCATAGTAGGTATGGGCATGGGCTTGTTCTCGGCCTACCTTCCATTTAAAATGGAAGCATTCGATTTGAAGAACAAAGACATGATGTTTTGGCTACAGGAGGTATACATGGTTGCGATGATTGTGTATAATGTAATTTTTTGTGCCTTGCCTTTAAGCAGCACGCCAGGCCAGGCCATATGCCGTTTAATCATTGTTGATGCCGAGGGCAAAAAAATTAGCATAGCCAAAGTAATTATTCGTAGCCCCATTAAGCTATTATCTGTTGTGTTATACGGCCTCGGAACCATTGCTGTATTTTTTACCCAATACCGCCAGGGCGTGCACGATTTAGTGGCTAAAACTTACGTGGTAAAAAGAGACGTGTTATAA